The following are from one region of the Anomaloglossus baeobatrachus isolate aAnoBae1 chromosome 1, aAnoBae1.hap1, whole genome shotgun sequence genome:
- the EXOSC9 gene encoding exosome complex component RRP45, producing MRETPLSNCERSFLLRAITDRKRIDGRQTYDYRNIKITFGTEYGCCIVELGKTRVLGQVSCELVAPKMNRPTEGILFFNLELSSMASPAFESGRPSELLVKLNRLLERCLRNSKCIDTESLCVQAGEKVWQIRVDLHLLNHEGNIMDAASIAAVAALCHFRRPDVSVQGEEVTVYSPEERDPVPLSIHHMPICVSFAFFQQGTFLLVDPNEREERVMDGLLVIAMNKHREICVIQSSGGIMLLKDQVLRCSKVAGVKVAEITELIQKALENDRKVRKEGGKFGFAESLPDQKITALRIEKSPVDTTDVEGKAEEVLSKSEPPSDVVTKPVVWAAGTAQIGEGIGNAWGDMEESEDEEEDDADTSSTFPESHKAIAKPAKEISEAIVLSDSEEDDVVILQPGPQAKASMPATVSEKGQGKKSISKKKKKKSAL from the exons ATGAGGGAGACCCCGCTGTCCAACTGCGAGAGGAGCTTCCTGCTGCGGGCGATCACTGACAGGAAG CGTATTGATGGCCGACAAACCTACGATTACAGAAATATTAAGATCACTTTTGGAACAGAGTATGGCTGCTGTATTGTTGAGCTTGGGAAAACCAG GGTTCTGGGACAAGTGTCTTGTGAACTCGTTGCCCCTAAGATGAACAGACCCACTGAAGGGATTCTTTTCTTCAATCTTGAACTTTCGTCTATGGCGTCACCTGCATTTGAGTCAGGAAG GCCTTCTGAGCTGCTGGTTAaactcaacagactcctggagcggTGCCTGAGAAATTCCAAATGTATTGACACTGAATCGCTTTGTGTGCAGGCCGGAGAGAAG GTATGGCAGATTCGGGTTGATTTGCATCTGTTAAATCATGAAGGAAACATAATGGATGCAGCAAGTATCGCAGCCGTGGCAGCACTGTGTCACTTCCGGAGGCCCGATGTATCCGTACAAGGAGAAGAAGTCACAGTG TACTCTCCAGAAGAAAGAGACCCTGTTCCTCTTAGCATCCACCACATGCCCATTTGCGTCAGTTTTGCTTTCTTCCAACAAGG AACATTCTTGCTCGTCGACCCAAATGAACGTGAAGAGCGTGTCATGGATGGTCTACTGGTTATTGCCATGAACAAACACCGAGAGATTTGTGTTATACAGTCCAGTGGAGGGATCATGCTGCTCAAAGATCAG GTATTGCGGTGCAGTAAAGTGGCCGGTGTTAAGGTGGCTGAGATAACCGAGCTAATCCAGAAAGCCCTGGAAAATGACCGAAAAGTCAG GAAGGAGGGAGGCAAATTTGGATTTGCAGAGTCGTTGCCTGATCAAAAAATAACTGCCTTAAGAATCGAAAAAAGTCCGGTAGACACTACAGATGTCGAAGGCAAAGCTGAGGAAGTTCTGTCAAAATCGGAGCCGCCTTCTGATGT TGTTACCAAGCCCGTTGTGTGGGCGGCTGGTACTGCCCAGATTGGAGAGGGCATTGGAAATGCATGGGGGGACATGGAGGAGTCCGAAGATGAGGAAGAAGACGATGCTGACACTTCCTCAACGTTTCCAGAAAGCCACAAAGCTATCGCAAAACCTGCAAAGGAAATCTCTGAAG CTATTGTGTTATCGGACAGTGAGGAAGACGACGTAGTAATTCTACAACCAGGCCCTCAAGCGaaagccag